One genomic window of Psychrobacillus sp. INOP01 includes the following:
- a CDS encoding cytochrome c biogenesis protein ResB — MDKIVCACGNVNPAGTELCESCGRPLNEETKGKKIVDMRYEGSARRSQTYNKTIIDKVWNFFSSVKVGMWIIVAILVAAAIGTILPQVFYVPATNETDIAAYYERIYGWFGTLYYELGLSDLYSSWWFQVLVGMLGISLVIASLDRVIPLYKSLKKQKTKRHFSFLKRQRVFGIGKADVTEDSLLKAEEKLKALKYNVKREGNAILAERGRFSRWGPYVNHLGLIIFLFGVMLRALPGFYVDETMWLREGETLYVPETDGYFLESKEFIYETYSKEESKEVYGEAIDRVGTIAKNYQTDVALYKGPEDSVAGHTEDLTFEKEVSIQVNKPIKFDNFSVFQMDFRLDELATMTFQLQDKETQQSFGEFTIDLADPQPMYELDEGYKVEIMDYYADFTGFEEGVPQSQSPLPNNPAFLVKMYSPEFPKGETSFVMIKETVEPLGENQHKIAFQSVETRDVSGLTVRKDLTLPILALGGLIFMIGVAQGSYWNHRRIWIQLLEDGQTVVAAHTNKNWLSVKRDLDKVVEAAHLPEYLDQQDLESLEEKVDKGEGV; from the coding sequence ATGGACAAGATAGTTTGTGCATGTGGCAATGTAAATCCAGCTGGTACAGAATTATGTGAGAGCTGTGGTCGTCCATTAAATGAAGAGACAAAAGGAAAAAAAATTGTAGATATGCGCTATGAAGGATCTGCAAGACGGTCTCAAACGTATAATAAGACGATAATTGATAAAGTATGGAATTTCTTTTCCAGTGTAAAAGTAGGTATGTGGATAATCGTTGCCATCTTAGTGGCAGCTGCAATTGGAACTATACTTCCACAAGTATTTTATGTGCCTGCAACAAATGAAACGGATATTGCAGCATATTATGAGAGAATTTATGGTTGGTTTGGAACATTGTATTATGAGCTTGGATTATCGGACTTATATAGCTCTTGGTGGTTTCAGGTATTAGTTGGTATGCTAGGTATTTCTTTAGTTATCGCAAGTTTAGATAGAGTTATACCTCTTTATAAATCTCTGAAAAAACAAAAGACGAAAAGACATTTTAGTTTCTTAAAACGTCAACGAGTTTTTGGAATTGGTAAAGCTGATGTTACAGAAGATTCTTTACTAAAAGCAGAAGAAAAACTTAAAGCACTTAAATACAATGTAAAACGTGAAGGTAATGCTATCTTAGCAGAACGAGGACGCTTTTCACGCTGGGGTCCTTATGTGAACCATTTAGGTCTCATTATATTCCTTTTTGGTGTAATGCTTCGTGCTCTTCCAGGTTTTTATGTCGATGAAACTATGTGGTTACGTGAAGGAGAAACACTTTATGTGCCCGAAACAGACGGGTATTTCTTAGAAAGTAAGGAATTCATATATGAGACATACTCAAAAGAGGAGTCCAAAGAAGTTTATGGTGAGGCAATTGATCGAGTGGGTACTATTGCGAAGAACTATCAAACAGATGTTGCCTTGTATAAGGGTCCAGAAGATTCTGTAGCAGGACATACAGAGGACTTAACATTTGAAAAAGAAGTATCCATTCAAGTAAATAAGCCGATTAAATTTGATAACTTTTCAGTGTTCCAAATGGACTTCCGATTGGATGAATTGGCAACAATGACATTCCAGTTACAAGATAAAGAAACACAACAATCATTTGGCGAATTTACAATTGATCTTGCAGATCCTCAGCCTATGTATGAATTGGACGAGGGTTATAAAGTCGAGATTATGGATTATTACGCAGATTTTACTGGCTTTGAAGAAGGGGTTCCACAATCTCAATCACCACTTCCGAACAACCCTGCATTTTTAGTTAAAATGTATAGTCCAGAATTCCCTAAAGGGGAAACAAGTTTTGTCATGATTAAGGAAACGGTAGAACCACTTGGGGAAAACCAACATAAAATTGCTTTCCAAAGTGTAGAGACTAGAGATGTGTCTGGATTAACAGTTCGTAAGGATTTAACACTTCCAATTCTCGCGCTAGGAGGTCTTATCTTCATGATTGGAGTAGCACAAGGCTCGTACTGGAATCATCGTCGAATCTGGATTCAATTATTAGAAGATGGACAGACTGTTGTTGCTGCGCATACAAACAAAAACTGGTTAAGTGTTAAGAGAGATTTGGACAAAGTTGTTGAAGCAGCTCATCTTCCTGAATATCTAGATCAACAGGATTTAGAATCTTTAGAAGAAAAAGTGGATAAAGGCGAAGGGGTTTAA
- the scpB gene encoding SMC-Scp complex subunit ScpB, with the protein MSNIESLLFVSGEDGLTKKQLAFLTSSTDEEIEVILQEMLQEYKTNHTRGIEIKQLAGTYQFVTKQENIDSIQKLVENPTTQSLSQASLEVLAIVAYKQPITRVEIEEIRGVKSERPIHTLSAKGLVQEVGRAEGTGRAILYGTTNEFLQYFGLKDIKALPPLPEDLSIDEMEDTDLFMTKFQETFEG; encoded by the coding sequence ATGAGTAATATAGAAAGTCTATTATTTGTAAGTGGAGAGGATGGGCTAACTAAAAAACAATTAGCTTTTCTAACTAGTTCGACGGATGAGGAAATAGAAGTGATTCTACAGGAAATGCTGCAGGAATATAAAACAAATCACACTCGGGGAATAGAGATAAAACAATTAGCAGGAACCTATCAATTTGTAACGAAACAAGAAAATATAGATAGCATTCAGAAATTAGTAGAAAATCCAACAACTCAATCATTGTCGCAAGCATCTCTTGAAGTTCTAGCAATTGTTGCCTATAAGCAACCAATCACGAGAGTGGAAATTGAAGAAATTCGAGGTGTTAAGTCAGAGCGACCAATTCATACTCTTTCCGCTAAAGGTCTAGTACAAGAAGTAGGCCGTGCAGAAGGGACAGGTCGGGCTATTTTATATGGAACGACAAATGAATTTCTTCAATACTTTGGGTTAAAGGATATTAAAGCACTTCCACCACTCCCGGAAGATCTGTCTATTGATGAAATGGAAGACACAGATTTATTTATGACGAAGTTTCAAGAGACCTTTGAAGGATAG
- the ccsB gene encoding c-type cytochrome biogenesis protein CcsB — translation MDMASLSSTLLFVAFVAYLVATFLFGGAVKSSTAQSTQSFDRWGKLAISVTILGFIANLGYFITRWIAAGHAPVSNLFEFTAAFGMMIVGAFILIYFIYKAPALGLFALPIAVLIIAYASMFPTEITPLIPALKSYWLTIHVITAAMGEAILAISAVAGFVYLLKNIDLTKKSKERFWIEAVMYVLVLVVGFVVSTLSFSIMNYSAEYNYISKDETQHTIEYTMPALFGMNESEAITDGAMDPLVEMPPLVNAKKLTTVVWSILFGTVIYVLLRLILRKRISVILQPLTKKSNSQLMDEIGYRSVLIGFPVFTLGALVFAMIWAHEAWSRFWGWDPKEVWALITFLFYAVFLHLRLSKGWEGKKSAWIALIGFIIIMFNLIAVNLILAGLHSYA, via the coding sequence ATGGATATGGCATCTTTAAGTAGTACCTTATTATTTGTAGCTTTCGTAGCGTACCTAGTTGCTACGTTTTTATTTGGAGGAGCAGTCAAATCTTCGACTGCTCAGTCCACACAATCATTTGATAGATGGGGTAAATTAGCAATTAGCGTTACCATCTTAGGATTTATAGCTAATCTTGGTTATTTTATCACTAGATGGATTGCTGCAGGACACGCTCCTGTAAGTAACCTATTTGAGTTTACTGCTGCATTTGGAATGATGATTGTAGGAGCATTTATTCTTATTTACTTCATATATAAAGCACCTGCTCTTGGATTGTTTGCTTTACCTATTGCCGTACTAATCATTGCATATGCAAGTATGTTCCCGACAGAAATTACTCCTTTAATACCAGCATTAAAAAGCTACTGGCTGACTATTCACGTAATTACTGCAGCAATGGGTGAGGCAATTTTAGCGATCAGCGCTGTAGCAGGGTTTGTTTATTTATTGAAAAATATTGATCTGACGAAAAAATCCAAGGAACGTTTTTGGATTGAAGCAGTTATGTACGTTTTAGTGCTTGTTGTAGGGTTTGTTGTTTCTACTTTATCGTTTTCAATTATGAATTACAGTGCAGAATACAACTATATAAGTAAAGATGAAACACAACATACAATTGAATACACAATGCCAGCTCTATTCGGTATGAATGAATCAGAAGCAATTACAGACGGTGCAATGGACCCCCTTGTGGAAATGCCTCCGTTAGTAAATGCCAAAAAACTGACTACAGTTGTTTGGTCTATCCTATTTGGTACAGTAATTTATGTGTTACTTCGTTTAATATTACGTAAACGTATTTCGGTTATATTACAACCACTTACGAAAAAGTCTAATTCTCAATTGATGGATGAAATCGGGTATCGATCAGTATTAATCGGTTTTCCTGTGTTTACACTTGGAGCATTAGTATTTGCCATGATATGGGCGCATGAAGCTTGGTCACGTTTTTGGGGCTGGGATCCAAAAGAAGTATGGGCGCTTATCACGTTCTTATTCTACGCAGTGTTCTTACATCTTCGTTTATCAAAAGGCTGGGAAGGTAAGAAGTCGGCTTGGATTGCTTTAATTGGTTTTATCATAATTATGTTTAACTTAATCGCTGTAAATCTAATTTTAGCGGGATTACATTCTTATGCATAA
- a CDS encoding DUF309 domain-containing protein: protein MHPTFHTSFVAFLKQFNETFDYFECHELLEDYWKEVSPRQKNHALTALILLATSMYHWRRGNLTGAIKTMRTSMIRMEVTKDSPFFENFNYQKLLENMTSAIQLMTSSQKFQAFTIEITNPSLQSQVNQLHIETNEDLHFLIHKHMLRDRSEILEEREREKKRRGDLKK, encoded by the coding sequence TTGCACCCTACATTTCATACTAGTTTTGTGGCATTTCTAAAACAATTCAATGAGACCTTCGATTATTTTGAATGTCACGAGTTATTAGAAGACTATTGGAAGGAAGTTTCCCCAAGACAAAAAAATCATGCGTTAACTGCTTTAATCTTGTTAGCAACTTCTATGTATCACTGGCGCCGCGGAAATTTAACTGGAGCTATTAAAACGATGAGAACAAGTATGATAAGAATGGAAGTAACTAAGGACTCCCCTTTCTTTGAAAACTTCAATTACCAAAAGTTACTAGAAAATATGACTTCCGCAATCCAATTAATGACCAGTAGTCAAAAGTTTCAAGCTTTTACAATTGAGATAACCAATCCATCTTTACAATCGCAAGTAAATCAGCTTCATATAGAAACGAATGAGGACTTACATTTTCTTATTCATAAACATATGCTTCGAGATCGTTCAGAAATACTGGAGGAACGAGAAAGAGAGAAAAAAAGGAGAGGTGACTTAAAAAAATAA
- the resA gene encoding thiol-disulfide oxidoreductase ResA, which yields MAQSKKRRFYMRTAILAVLVVAIVFTVYSNLNKEKNAVLQVGDKAPDFVLVDMDGTERRLSDYKGQGVFLNFWGTWCKPCAKEMPAMDNQYGEFTNKGVQTLAINIGESDLKVNSFSNRYGLTFPIAIDRNKSVMESYNIDPLPTTFLINPEGKIEKIIKGEMTEEDIANFMDQIKPS from the coding sequence TTGGCACAATCTAAAAAACGACGATTTTATATGAGAACCGCTATATTAGCAGTACTCGTCGTAGCTATAGTTTTTACAGTTTACTCCAACCTAAATAAAGAGAAAAATGCTGTATTACAAGTAGGCGATAAAGCACCGGACTTTGTATTAGTAGATATGGATGGCACGGAAAGGCGTTTGTCTGATTATAAAGGACAAGGCGTATTTCTGAATTTTTGGGGTACATGGTGTAAGCCATGTGCAAAAGAGATGCCGGCAATGGACAACCAATACGGAGAGTTTACTAATAAGGGTGTCCAAACACTGGCCATTAATATTGGAGAATCAGATCTTAAGGTAAATAGTTTTTCAAATCGATATGGTTTAACTTTTCCTATAGCAATTGATCGCAATAAAAGTGTAATGGAATCGTATAATATTGATCCGCTGCCAACTACTTTTTTGATCAACCCAGAAGGTAAGATTGAAAAAATTATTAAAGGCGAAATGACAGAAGAAGATATTGCGAATTTTATGGATCAAATTAAACCTTCATGA
- a CDS encoding segregation/condensation protein A — MSYEVKTEAFEGPLDLLLHLINRLEIDIYDIKMAEITEQYMEHVLAMRVLELNEASEYLVMAATLLSIKSKMLLPIHQDDDIDDDFDMDLQDPRDELVLRLIEYKKYKEAAENLHEMEETRSLYYSRPPTDLSEYQTSKQLELLELDANVYDMLGAFQKMLRRKQINAPLNTRISKQEISIKAQMKNVIEVLKKGGGKLSFYDLFPTRDKITIVTTFLSLLELMKRQIILVEQKSNFEDLFVQLRKEDIESEFEDEIDE, encoded by the coding sequence ATGTCTTATGAAGTAAAAACAGAAGCATTTGAAGGGCCTCTAGATTTATTATTACATTTAATAAATCGTTTGGAAATAGATATATACGATATAAAGATGGCAGAAATCACGGAGCAGTATATGGAGCATGTTCTAGCAATGCGTGTTCTAGAGCTCAATGAAGCAAGTGAATACTTAGTAATGGCGGCAACTTTACTATCCATTAAGAGTAAAATGCTATTGCCAATTCATCAAGACGATGACATTGACGATGATTTCGATATGGATTTACAAGATCCAAGGGATGAACTTGTACTAAGATTAATAGAATATAAGAAGTATAAGGAAGCAGCAGAAAACTTGCATGAGATGGAGGAAACACGTTCACTCTATTATTCTAGACCGCCAACAGATTTAAGTGAATACCAAACTAGTAAACAATTAGAATTACTTGAATTAGACGCGAATGTATACGATATGCTCGGTGCTTTTCAAAAAATGCTACGAAGAAAACAAATAAACGCACCACTTAATACGCGAATAAGTAAGCAAGAAATATCGATTAAAGCCCAGATGAAAAATGTCATTGAGGTGTTAAAAAAAGGTGGAGGGAAATTATCGTTTTACGATTTATTCCCTACAAGAGATAAGATAACAATCGTAACTACTTTTTTATCTTTACTTGAATTGATGAAGCGACAGATTATACTAGTAGAGCAAAAAAGTAATTTTGAAGATTTGTTTGTGCAGTTGCGAAAGGAAGATATAGAAAGTGAATTCGAAGATGAAATTGATGAGTAA
- a CDS encoding D-alanyl-D-alanine carboxypeptidase family protein, with translation MLFLLWNVNEADASSSYAVIDAKTGRLLEGSNANEELPIASLTKVWTALTVLDNVPLDDEITISNAAATQEGSSLYLQAGEVWTVESLLYGLLLQSGNDAAYALAEHTGGSIEGFTKLMNEKIQYAGLQNSHFTNPSGLHHEEHYASAIDMANMFRLALQNESFIQIASAKSYTPKERSVNWRNKHKLLHFNEFAIAGKTGYTKVAGRTLVTYFEDKGKEVIVVTLNHSNDWNTHSSLAANVFQTYDNVKVVEKGKYRLLDKQVIEVNKDYYLLLNKEEREATKNVLMIPRKSSEKKPYLWNVSINNEIALKFNVKKIK, from the coding sequence TTGCTTTTTCTTTTATGGAATGTAAATGAGGCTGATGCTTCATCCTCTTATGCTGTTATTGATGCAAAAACAGGGAGATTATTAGAAGGTAGTAATGCAAATGAAGAATTACCTATTGCGAGCCTAACTAAAGTCTGGACTGCTTTAACAGTCTTGGATAATGTTCCTCTCGATGATGAAATAACAATCTCAAATGCTGCTGCAACACAAGAAGGTTCATCCTTATACTTACAGGCAGGTGAGGTTTGGACTGTAGAATCCTTATTGTATGGATTGTTATTACAGTCGGGCAATGATGCAGCTTATGCACTTGCTGAGCATACAGGTGGATCAATAGAGGGCTTTACTAAATTGATGAATGAAAAAATACAGTATGCTGGGTTACAAAATTCGCATTTTACTAATCCGTCGGGGCTTCATCATGAGGAACACTACGCTTCAGCTATAGATATGGCAAATATGTTCCGCTTGGCGTTGCAGAACGAGTCATTTATCCAAATCGCATCAGCCAAATCTTATACTCCAAAAGAAAGATCCGTCAATTGGAGAAACAAGCATAAATTATTGCACTTTAACGAGTTTGCCATAGCCGGAAAAACAGGATATACAAAAGTAGCGGGAAGAACACTAGTGACTTATTTCGAAGATAAGGGAAAAGAAGTTATTGTGGTAACATTAAACCATTCCAATGATTGGAATACCCATTCTTCTCTAGCAGCAAACGTTTTTCAGACTTACGATAATGTGAAGGTTGTGGAAAAAGGAAAATATCGCCTGTTAGATAAACAGGTTATTGAAGTGAACAAAGATTATTACCTTTTGCTTAACAAAGAAGAACGAGAAGCAACTAAAAACGTATTGATGATTCCTCGAAAATCATCGGAGAAAAAACCCTATCTTTGGAATGTTTCGATTAATAATGAGATAGCATTGAAATTTAATGTAAAGAAAATTAAATAG
- a CDS encoding GNAT family N-acetyltransferase has product MLLRYKKTFEKISMGLLSFMPHEKDLKKLLETIHEYETNPDWHLFLWKKEDDLVGLIGVRMEGTEAVIQHISVNPSHRGEGLGEEMLQKLPTVLQTTSIKPSEDVESFYTKCQTKKEEE; this is encoded by the coding sequence ATGTTACTTCGTTATAAAAAAACGTTTGAAAAAATTTCAATGGGGCTACTATCCTTCATGCCTCATGAAAAAGATTTAAAAAAGTTATTAGAAACAATTCATGAGTATGAGACAAATCCAGATTGGCATTTGTTTCTTTGGAAGAAAGAGGACGACTTAGTAGGATTAATAGGAGTACGAATGGAAGGTACTGAAGCAGTAATTCAACATATTTCTGTCAATCCGTCACACCGTGGGGAAGGACTCGGAGAAGAAATGTTACAAAAACTTCCAACCGTATTGCAAACAACTTCTATAAAGCCATCTGAAGATGTGGAATCATTTTATACTAAGTGCCAAACAAAAAAGGAAGAGGAATGA
- a CDS encoding response regulator transcription factor: MSDTIKLLVVEDEERIRRLLKMYLEREGYEVEEAENGEVALQLALEFEYNCILLDIMMPEKDGIEMMTELRMHKETPIILLTAKGEEANRVEGFELGADDYIVKPFSPREVVLRVKALLKRSTAFAPSQGTSISKEIVVFPHLTIDHDAHRVTADGVEVGLTPKEYELLYFLAKAPDKVFDREQLLKEVWHYDFFGDLRTVDTHVKRLREKLNRVSEKSAKMIVTVWGVGYKFEVVNE; this comes from the coding sequence ATGTCTGACACAATTAAACTTTTAGTAGTTGAGGATGAAGAACGTATTCGTCGTCTATTGAAAATGTATTTAGAACGAGAAGGCTATGAAGTAGAAGAAGCTGAAAATGGAGAAGTTGCATTACAGCTCGCATTAGAATTTGAGTATAATTGCATCCTTTTAGATATAATGATGCCCGAAAAAGATGGCATTGAAATGATGACGGAGCTACGCATGCATAAAGAAACACCAATCATATTATTGACAGCTAAAGGTGAAGAGGCTAACCGCGTGGAAGGTTTTGAACTGGGAGCAGATGATTATATAGTCAAACCGTTCAGCCCAAGAGAGGTAGTGTTACGAGTAAAAGCTCTTTTGAAGCGTTCTACAGCTTTTGCACCTTCACAAGGAACGTCTATTTCTAAAGAAATAGTAGTGTTTCCGCATCTAACGATAGATCATGATGCGCATAGAGTTACTGCGGATGGTGTTGAAGTAGGTTTAACTCCTAAAGAATATGAATTACTTTATTTCTTAGCGAAAGCACCAGACAAAGTATTTGATCGCGAGCAATTATTAAAAGAAGTGTGGCATTATGATTTCTTCGGGGATTTAAGAACTGTTGACACTCATGTAAAACGGTTACGCGAAAAGTTAAACAGAGTTTCTGAAAAGTCTGCTAAAATGATTGTTACTGTGTGGGGTGTCGGATACAAATTTGAGGTAGTAAATGAATAG
- the lysA gene encoding diaminopimelate decarboxylase, producing MVLVSTHAVNEKGHLMIGGIDSLELAKIYGTPLFVYDLSLIRERANAFIQTFQDQQISAQVAYASKAFSSVAMYQVMKQENLSLDVVSAGELYTAIKAGYPVERIHFHGNNKSKEELLLALEHNIGCIVVDNFYEIELLKVLTAKNKQKVNILLRVTPGVEAHTHDYITTGQQDSKFGFDLLNGQADQAFLDVYQDEYIQLLGLHCHIGSQIFETIGFKVAAEKLITKMIEWHTDYNYLCSVLNLGGGFGIKYTDADAPLEPAVYVKEMIQIVKELVHNSSFKMPEIWIEPGRSLVGDAGTTLYTVGSEKVVPDVRNYLAVDGGMSDNIRPALYGAEYDAVIANKMEAQLTNNYTIAGKCCESGDKLIENIQLPEAVAGDILAIFCTGAYGYSMASNYNRLSKPAVVFVENGKHQLAIRRETLEDIIHLDLPLTMEKE from the coding sequence ATGGTGCTGGTTTCAACTCATGCTGTAAACGAAAAAGGTCACTTAATGATTGGTGGAATAGATAGCTTAGAGCTTGCAAAAATATATGGAACACCATTGTTTGTGTACGATTTATCTTTAATTAGAGAAAGAGCAAATGCATTCATCCAGACATTCCAAGATCAACAGATATCTGCACAAGTTGCTTATGCAAGTAAAGCCTTTTCTAGTGTAGCAATGTACCAAGTGATGAAACAAGAAAACTTATCATTAGATGTTGTATCTGCTGGGGAATTATACACTGCGATTAAAGCGGGATATCCAGTAGAACGAATTCATTTTCATGGTAATAATAAAAGCAAAGAAGAATTATTATTAGCTCTTGAGCATAATATTGGTTGTATAGTTGTCGATAATTTTTATGAAATAGAATTACTAAAGGTGCTTACTGCAAAAAACAAGCAAAAGGTTAATATTTTGTTAAGAGTGACACCTGGTGTCGAAGCTCATACACACGATTATATTACGACTGGCCAGCAAGATTCTAAATTTGGATTTGATCTGTTGAATGGACAAGCTGACCAAGCATTTCTTGATGTATATCAGGATGAATATATCCAGTTGCTTGGTTTGCATTGTCATATTGGCTCTCAAATATTTGAAACGATTGGTTTTAAGGTAGCGGCAGAGAAGCTAATTACTAAAATGATAGAGTGGCATACAGATTATAACTACTTATGCAGCGTTTTAAATCTAGGCGGTGGCTTCGGTATAAAATACACAGATGCGGATGCTCCGCTTGAACCAGCTGTATATGTGAAAGAAATGATACAAATAGTAAAAGAGCTCGTGCATAATTCTTCTTTTAAAATGCCAGAAATTTGGATAGAACCGGGTAGGTCATTAGTTGGAGATGCAGGAACTACGTTATATACGGTCGGATCTGAGAAAGTTGTCCCAGATGTTCGGAATTATTTAGCGGTTGATGGTGGTATGTCTGACAATATTAGACCTGCATTATACGGAGCAGAATATGACGCAGTTATTGCAAACAAAATGGAAGCACAGCTAACAAATAACTATACAATTGCTGGTAAATGTTGTGAGTCTGGTGATAAATTAATTGAAAACATTCAATTACCTGAAGCTGTAGCTGGAGATATTCTAGCAATATTCTGTACAGGTGCCTATGGTTACTCCATGGCTAGTAATTACAATCGTTTATCGAAACCAGCCGTAGTGTTTGTGGAAAATGGAAAGCATCAATTGGCTATAAGAAGAGAAACGTTGGAAGATATCATACATCTTGACCTTCCTTTAACAATGGAGAAGGAGTGA
- a CDS encoding pseudouridine synthase translates to MERLQKVLAHAGVASRRKAEEMITQGKVKVNGKVVTEQGLKVSDNDVVEVEGVKLEKEQKVYYLLYKPRGVISAVSDDKGRKTVTDLLPHVKERLYPVGRLDYETSGVLLLTNDGDFSYALTHPKYKVDKTYVARVKGVPLKEQLRPLERGIVLEDGKTAPARVKLLSSERKADKSIVEITIHEGKNRQVRRMFDAIGFPVQKLKREQFGFLTLHGLNAGEWRELTTHEVKQMRVLAETGKIGK, encoded by the coding sequence TTGGAAAGATTACAAAAAGTGCTCGCGCATGCAGGTGTGGCATCGAGAAGAAAAGCGGAAGAAATGATTACGCAAGGTAAAGTTAAAGTTAATGGTAAAGTAGTCACTGAACAAGGATTAAAAGTGTCTGACAATGATGTAGTAGAAGTTGAAGGAGTAAAATTAGAAAAGGAACAAAAAGTATACTATTTACTTTATAAACCACGTGGAGTGATTTCAGCAGTTTCAGATGATAAAGGCAGAAAAACAGTAACGGATCTATTGCCTCATGTCAAAGAACGTTTATATCCTGTTGGAAGACTGGATTATGAAACTTCAGGTGTTTTACTTCTTACTAACGATGGCGATTTTTCATATGCCCTTACGCATCCAAAATATAAAGTGGATAAAACCTATGTAGCACGTGTAAAGGGTGTCCCTTTAAAAGAGCAGTTGCGTCCACTGGAGCGTGGAATCGTTCTAGAAGATGGTAAAACAGCTCCTGCAAGAGTTAAGTTATTATCCTCTGAGCGTAAAGCGGACAAGTCGATTGTAGAGATCACCATACATGAGGGGAAAAACCGACAAGTACGTAGAATGTTCGATGCAATAGGTTTTCCAGTTCAAAAGCTAAAAAGAGAGCAATTCGGATTCTTAACGCTTCATGGCTTAAATGCTGGCGAGTGGAGAGAGCTGACTACTCATGAAGTAAAACAAATGAGAGTATTAGCAGAGACGGGGAAAATAGGTAAATAA